AAGTCACCTAAATGCGAATCTTCATCATCACCGATTGGTGTTTCCATTGAAATTGGCTCTTTAGCGATCTTAAGTACCTTACGGATCTTGTCTTCAGGCATTAACATACGCTCAGCTAATTCTTCTGGGCTCGGCTCACGACCCATTTCTTGTAGCATTTGACGAGAGATACGGTTTAACTTGTTGATCGTCTCAATCATGTGCACAGGAATACGGATGGTACGTGCTTGGTCAGCAATCGAACGCGTGATTGCTTGACGGATCCACCATGTTGCATAAGTTGAGAACTTATAACCACGGCGGTATTCGAACTTATCAACCGCTTTCATTAGACCAATATTACCTTCTTGGATAAGGTCTAAGAACTGTAAACCACGGTTGGTGTATTTTTTCGCAATTGAAATTACAAGACGTAAGTTCGCTTCAACCATTTCTTTCTTCGCACGGCGAGCTTTTGCTTCACCAATACTCATGCGGCGGTTGATATCTTTAATTCGTTCTATGCTAAGACCCGTGCTTTCTTCAATAGCACTTAATTTACTGATACAACGAATGATTTCTGGTTTAACTGTTTCAAGTGCTACAGAGTATTTCTCGTTAGCAGCAATTTCAAGGTCAATCCAGCTACTATCTGTTTCGTTGTTTGCAAAGTGCTTGATGAAGTTCTTTTTCGGTAATTTAGCAATTTGTACAGCTTGCTTCATGATGATACGTTCTTGTACACGAACACGGTCCATCATTTCACGCATGTTGTTAACCATGCGGTCAAACTGTTTTGGCACTAATTTAAATGTTTTAAATAGTTCGCCGATTTCTGTAATAGCTTCAAGTGAATCAGGGTGTGAGCGACCTTTTTCTTCGAACGTCTCGCGTGCTTTGTTATAAAGCTCACGTAAGTTTTCGAAGTGAATACGGGCTTCTTCAGGATCTGGACCTGTGTCGCCATCGCTATCATCATCGTCATCACTGTCGTCTTCTTCATCATCGTCTTCGTCGTCTTCGTCGTCGAGTTGCTCTTCGTTTAACTCAGAACCGATGTGTGTTGCAGAAATTTGTGATTCATCTTCATTATTAGGATCAAAGAAACCAGAAATAATGTCGCTCAAGCGCATTTCTTCTGCTTCGAATTTGTCCCATTGCTCTAGTAGATAAGTAATTGCTTCAGGATATTCAGCAACTGAAATCTGTACTTGGTTAATACCTTCCTCAATACGCTTAGCGATTACAATTTCGCCTTCACGCGTAAGAAGTTCAACAGTACCCATTTCACGCATATACATACGTACAGGGTCAGTTGTTCGACCGATCTCTTTTTCTACAGTCGCAAGTGCAGCTGCCGCGGCTTCTGCTGCGTCTTCGTCTGTCGTTGTTTCTTGCATCATTAATTCATCGGCATCAGGTGCGTTTTCACTTACCTTGATACCCATATCATTAATCATGCTAATGATATCTTCTACCTGATCTGAGTCGATAATGTCTTGTGGAAGGTGATCATTAACTTCTGCAAAAGTTAAATAACCTTGCTCTTTACCTTTTTGAATCAGAAGCTTTAATTGTGACTGAGGAGTTGGATCCATAGAGATTTATTCTTCCACTCTGAAAGTTGATACAACAGGCGCCAGCTCGCTTACTAATTAAGCGACACGAAAACTAACTAGACGCAGTGAATAGCACAGTATAACAGCATTATTCAATTCTGACTAGCTGTTGCTGCCTTTTAACGCTTGCGTCAGTAAGTGGCATTCTAGCCTTTCTTCGCTGCTTAAGCCTTGGGTCTTGTCTTTTATTAATAGGGTCTCTAGTCGATAATTTAAACACTGGTCTTCAATAAATTTAAAAGTATTTTTAAAAACCGTCTCTAAACGATCGTCATTTATTTGGTGTTGCCAAGTTGCTAATTTCACTAGCGCGTCATATTCAGCGCCATCTCTAAATGACTCTAAAATTTGTGCCGTCGTGATTCCTTCACGTTCTAGTGCTAAGTGCTGAATGCGTAAAAACAGCTCAATACCGGCTATTTTCATCTCAGCTAACTCTGGCATATAAGCAATGCTGGTCGCCAAATTTGGGTGTTGCAATAAAATACCAATCGCTTGGCGCATCGGTGTTATTTTAAACTTACGTTCAATCGCATGCTGTTGCTTGGGTGACTTAACGCGATTATTTAACTGCTCTCTTGTACGACCTATTAAGCGGCCAAGATGTTCCAAAATATTTTCTTGGTAAAAATCACTAGGGATTTTTTCAATCAACGGCAGGGCATCACTAAGGAGCTTTGCTTTACCCGCGTCTTGTGTCAGGTCTATCTCTTGGCTGAGTTTATTAAACAGCACCTTAGTAAAATCATCCGCTTCGCTTAACCTAGCTTCAAAAGCGTCTTTGCCTTCTTGTTGTACCAGTGAATCAGGATCTTCACCATCTGGTAAAAACACAAATTTTAATGACTTACCATCAGCAAGATAAGGCAGTGCATTCTCAAGAGCTCGCCAAGCAGCATCGCGGCCTGCACGGTCACCGTCGTAGCAGCAAATCACTTTATCTGTGGTTCTAAATAAAGTGTGCATATGTTCTGCGGTCGTTGCTGTGCCAAGGGCGGCAACGGCATATTCGATGCCTTGCTCAGCTAAAGCAACAACATCCATATAACCTTCAACAATTAGAATATGTTCAAGTTTTTTATGTGCTTGCTTGGCTTCGTATAAACCATAAAGCTCAAAGCCCTTATGGAAAATACGGGTTTCTGGTGAGTTAAGGTATTTAGGCCCTTGATCCGCTTGCATAACACGGCCACCAAATGCAATCACCCGACCGCGTTTATCGCGAATAGGGAACATGAGCCTGTCACGGAAGAAGTCAAATTGACGACCTGGTGATTTTTCAGAGGCTAGTTTCAGTTCAACAAGCTGCTCTTTTTGTTCTTTGTTGCGGCCAAGTTGCTGGCATAGTGCTTCCCATTCACTAGGCGCATAACCAATCATGAATTTTTTCGCTGTTTCACCGCTTAAACCACGACCTTTGATATAGTCGATAACCGTTTTCGAGTTGGCATGATGCTTTAATTGATGTTGGTAAAAGCGAGCAGCATGTAACATTAAATCGTAATCAGATCGCTTTTGTTCGGCTGTACGTTGTGGGCCTGAGCTTGTACCTTGTTCGCGAGGTACGTCTAAATTGAGCATACTCGCTAATTCTTCAATGGCATCAACGAACTCTAATTTGTCGTACTCCATGACAAATGAAATTGCATTGCCATTGGCACCACAACCAAAGCAGTGATAAAACTGTTTATCTTGAGAAACGGTAAATGAAGGTGATTTTTCGTTATGGAATGGGCAACAGGCTTGGTAGTCTTTACCTGCTTTTTTAAGGCCAACTCTCGAATCAATTAACTCAACAATATCTGTGCGAGCGAGTAAATCATCAATAAACTGTCGAGGGATCTTTCCGGCCATAGCTGTTGTATTTTCCTGCGCTATCTATGCGTTCTAAAATAAGATTTGAACACAATTACTGTGTTTATGAAAGACTAAAAGCAAGAAACCGAGCACTAGGCTCGGTTTGCTTGAATCATACATCTGTATGTGGGGGTTAGGCAGTTAATCGTTGCTTGATTAAGCCAGAAATCTTACCTAAATCGGCACGACCTTCAGCTTTGCTTTTGATAACTCCCATTACCTTACCCATGTCTTGCATACCCGCTGCGTTTGTATCAGCTATAGCCGAGTCAATAAGAGCAATGATTTCTTCTTCACTCAATTGTTGAGGTAAGAATTCTTCAAGTGCTTTAATCTCACTGGCTTCAATTTCAGCTAAATCTTCACGACCCGCATCAATGTACTGGGTGTAAGAATCGCGACGTTGTTTAACAAGCTTTACTAAAACAGCGGTAATACCGTCGTCGTCAAGCGTAATTTGCTCGTCAATTTCACGTTGCTTGATTGCAGCAAGTACCATGCGGATAGGCTTAAGACGTTCTTTGTCTTTTGCCTTCATCGCATCTTTTTGCGCATCTTTTAGCGTTAATAAAAGGCTCATTTATACAAGACCAAATACTGATTAGTATAATTTAACGCGACGTGCGTTATCGCGAGAAAGCTTCTTCATGTGACGCTTTACTGCAGCAGCTTTTTTACGCTTACGCTCAGCTGTTGGTTTTTCATAGTGCTCGCGACGACGAACTTCTGAAAGGATACCTGCTTTTTCACATGAACGCTTGAAGCGACGAAGTGCTACGTCAAACGGTTCGTTCTCTCTTACTTTAATTACTGGCATTAAAAATTCACCTACCTAAATAATGAGCGTTGCTCAAGTTGATCGAATAACGACCAAGTGGTTCAAAAATGGTGCGGTATTGTAATCCGAAGCAACACCACATGTAAAGAATAATATTAACAGAAACTAGGTTTGCAAAACAGGGTTAATTTGTCTCGCGTTGATATAGTCGACAAATCACTTGTCCGGCAGCTTTTTCTTTTAAAAGCATCCAGTTATCTGGAGTATCTAGGTCGCTTAGTTCGCTTTCGACCTCAACATATATAAGTGCTTGGGCAGATAACCAGTTATTTTTTTCGAGTAAAAAACAACTTTTTTCAGCCAAGTTTTGTCGAAATGGCGGATCAACAAAAATTAGATCAAATTGCTCGTTTTGCGTGTTTTGTTCTAATAATGAAAGGCTATTGCCTTGTTTTACGACGGCATTATCCAATTTAAGCGTGCTAATGTTTTCTTTTAGTTGGCTAACAGCACTTTTATCTAGTTCGAAAAATACAGCATGATCAGCAAAGCGCGATAACGCCTCAAAACCTAAACCGCCGGAACCGGCAAAACAATCGAGTACCGCTGCGCCTCGGGTATCTTGCATTAGCCAGTTAAATACAGTTTCTTTTATACGGTCTGTGGTTGGGCGCAAGCCTTGCACATCTTTTACTGGTAATTTTCTACCGCGAAATTGCCCACTAATAATACGAATAAAACCATTTGCTGATTTATTGTTCGCTGCTTTTGCTTGGCGGTTAGCTGTTGATTTTTTTCTCATTTAACTCACTAATCATTGGTAACTGACCACTAGCTCAGATAATATTGTATGCAATAGCTAGCGTGTCATTTTTCTACTGCGCTAAAAGTGATAGTATTGCGACCTTAGCGATAGATGGTACCTGTTTATGTTTGGCTTAAAAGCTGAACTGTCACCAAACTATTATTCATGTAAGTTTATCAGATTTTTATAAGTGGTTATTAGCAAGTATGGCAAAAAAAAGTAAATTCCTGTCTTGGTTTGGTTTTGGCAAATCAGATAAGCAACAAGCAGAGCAAGCAGCAAAAGATGCTGATAACCAGAAGCAAATAGAAGAACAACAGCGAATTGAAGCCGAAAAGGCTGAAGCTGAACGTTTAGAGCAAGAACGCATTGCTGCAGAAAAAGCAGAAGCGGAACGTTTAGAGCAAGAGCGAATCGCTGCAGAAAAGGCAGAGGCTGAACGTTTAGAGCAAGAGCGCATTGCGACAGAAAAGGCAGAAGCTGAACGTTTAGAACAAGAACGCATTGCGGCAGAAAAGGCAGAAGCGGAACGTTTAGCTCAAGAGCAGCAAGCGGCTGAACAACAACGTCAAGAACAACAAGCACGTCTTGCTGAGCAAGAAGCAGCAATGAAATTGGAGCAAGAGCGTGCCGAAGCAGAACAGGCGCAGCGTGAAGCTGAGCAAGTTGCTGCACAGAAGGCACAAGCTGAGCGCTTAGAGCAAGAACGTATCGCCGCAGAAAAGGCAGAGGTGGAACGTGTAGAACAAGAGCGCATTGCGGCAGAAAAGGCAGAAGCTGAACGTTTAGCTCAAGAGCAACAAGCGGCAGAACAACAACTTCAAGAACAACAAGCTCGTCTTGCTGAGCAAGAAGCAGCAATGAAATTAGAGCAAGAACGTGCTGCAGCAGAACAGGCGCAGCGTGAAGCTGAGCAAGTTGCTGCACAGAAGGCACAAGCTGAACGTTTAGAGCAAGAACGCATTGCGGCAGAAAGACGCGATGCTGAACGTATAGAACAAGAACGTATCGCGGCAGAAAAGGAAGAAGCGGAGCGCTTAGAACAAGAACGCATTGCTGCAGAAAGACGCGATGCTGAACGTATAGAGCAAGAACGTATTGCTGCAGAGAAAGCAGAGGCGGATCGTTTAGAACAAGAACGTATTGCTGCAGAAAAAGCAGAAGCGGATCGTCTAGAGCAAGAACGAATTGCTGCAGAGAAGGCAGAAGCTGCTCGCTTAGAGCAAGAACGTATCGCAGCAGAAAAGTCCGAGGCAGAACGTTTAGAGCAAGAACGTATCGCGGCAGAAAAAGCACAAGCGGAGCGCTTAGAGCAAGAGCGTATTGCAGCTGAAAAAGCAGAAGCTGAACGTTTAGAGCAAGAACGCATTGCTGCAGAAAAAGCACAAGCGGAGCGCTTAGAGCAAGAGCGTATTGCAGCTGAAAAAGCAGAAGCTGAACGTTTAGAGCAAGAACGTATCGCGGCAGAAAAAGCACAAGCGGAGCGCTTAGAGCAAGAGAAAGCAGCGCAAGCCGCTGCTGAAAAACCAAAGAAAGAAGGTTTCTTCGCACGCCTTAAAAAAGGCCTATTAAAAACTCGCGTTAATATTGGTTCTGGCTTTGCGTCTATATTTAGCGGTAAGAAAATTGACGATGAGTTATTTGAAGAATTAGAAACACAGTTACTGACAGCCGATTTAGGTGTTGATACAACAATGAAGTTGATTGATAACCTAACTGATGCCGCTGATCGTAAGCAGTTAAAAGATGGCGATGCTTTATACGAGTTAATGAAACAAGAAATGGCAAGTATGCTTAAAACCGCTGAGCAGCCGCTGGTTGTAAGTGGTGATAAAAAGCCATTTGTTATCTTAATGGTGGGTGTAAATGGTGTCGGTAAAACCACCACGATTGGTAAATTAGCGAAGCAGTTCCAAAGCGAAGGTAAGTCAGTGATGCTTGCTGCGGGTGATACCTTCCGCGCTGCGGCGGTTGAGCAGCTGCAAGTATGGGGTGAGCGTAATAGCATTCCTGTGATTGCTCAGCATACAGGTGCAGACAGTGCGTCAGTAGTATTTGATGCATTTCAGGCGGCAAAGGCTCGTAATGCTGATGTGTTAATCGCCGATACAGCAGGTCGCTTGCAAAATAAAGATAACCTAATGCAAGAGCTTGAAAAAATTGCCCGTGTAATGAAGAAAATTGACCCAGATGCGCCGCATGAAGTTATGCTAACTATAGATGCAGGTACAGGTCAAAACGCAATTAGCCAAGTTAAATTATTTAATGAATGTGTTGGTTTAACGGGCATTACTTTATCTAAACTTGATGGTACCGCTAAAGGTGGTGTGATTTTCGCTGTTGCTGATAAATTTAATATCCCAATTCGTTACATTGGTGTTGGTGAAGGTATTGATGATTTACGTACCTTTAATAGTAGTGACTTTATTGATGCACTATTTAGCCAAGACGAGGATGACGCATAATTAACTAAAGGGAGCTTGCTCCCTTTTTCGCTGCAAGATGATTGATAACTAAAATGATAAATTTTCAGCAAGTCAGTAAAACATACCCAGGTGGCCATCGTGCCCTTGAAAAAGTCAGCTTTCATATTAAGCCTGGCGAACTGGCCTTTTTAACTGGGCACAGTGGTGCAGGTAAAAGTACCCTATTGAAGCTTATTAGTTTGATGGAGCGTCCATCGGCAGGGCAGGTGCTTATTAATGGTGTTGATTTAAATGCTGTTAAATCACGCCAGATCCCTTATGTGCGTCGCGATATTGGTATCATCTTTCAGAATCACCGCTTACTAGAACGTTACTCAGTGTTTGATAATGTTGCCTTACCTTTGATTATTGAAGGTACGCACCACAAGCAAATAGCTAAGCGCGTTCACGGTGCGCTTGATAAAGTCGGGTTACTCGATAAAGCGAAGTGTAATCCAGCAACCTTATCAGGTGGTGAGCAGCAGCGTGTGGGTATTGCTCGCGCTATCGTTAATTCACCGCCAATCCTATTAGCCGATGAGCCAACCGGTAACTTAGACCCTGAGCTTTCGATGGACATATTACGTTTATTCGAAGACTTTAATAATCATGGTACAACCGTGCTGATTGCAACCCATGATATTGGCTTAATTGCGCGTATGCGTTATCGCAGTCTAACACTGAAAGATGGCCGTATGATTGACGATCCGTTAGCTGAGGGGGCACTATGAGTTTATTGTTTAAAAGCCGCAACAGCCAAAACGAACGTCAGAAAAAGTCATTTTTAGCAGTGCCTTATTTCTTCTTTATTAATCTTATTCGCCAAGGTGTGCACAGCCTCGGTGAAATGTGGCGAACGCCTTTAGCCTCATTGATGACCATTGCGGTATTGGGATTAAGCTTAACACTGCCAGCGACGCTTTATTTAGTGGTTAAAAATGTCTCGAAAGTGAGCAGTGGCTTTGAAGATGCTGCAGAGATTTCGTTGTTCGTAAAAGAAACTATGAGCGAACAGCAAACGCAAACCTTAGTTAAGCGTTTAGCACTCTACCCTGAGGTAGATAAAGTAGAGTTTATATCAAAGGGCGATGCCCTCACTGAATTTAAACAAGTATCAGGATTTGGCCAAGCACTTGAATATTTAGATGCGAACCCGTTACCTGATGTTGTTATCGTCACGCCGACAGCACGATACCGTCAGCCAAATACAGCAAAACAATTACTGCAAAAGCTTGAAGGCGAAAGAGAAGTGGATTTTGGTAAACTCGATATTGCTTGGCTTGAGCGATTAAATGCACTTTTAAGTTTATTAAAAGAAAGCGTGATCACTATTGCTCTACTATTATTAACCTCCGTCACCCTGATCATTGGTAATACTATCCGCTTATCAATCATGGATAAGAAAGATGAAATTCAGGTGATGAAGTTAGTTGGGGCGACAAATACCTTTATTCATGCACCATTTTTATGGACAGGGATTTGGTACGGTATTATTGGCGGTTTGTTCTCTTTTATTTGTGTTGCATTAATGATGTGGTGGCTTGGTGCTGCTGTAAGCGATGTTGCAGGTGTTTATGAAACCAGCTTTGACTTAATTGGTTTAACACTCACAGAGTTTGGCATTTTAGTCGCTCTTGCAACAGGCTTAGGATTTGTTGGTTCTTACCTATCAGTTAACCGCTACATAAAAGAAATTGAACCCGATAAAGTGTAACAATTCATTGTTACACTGCTCTTTTAGCGATAAATAGTAGTCGCTGTTAATTTATCAGAATATCACTCCAAGCTAGAATTCATCGCTTATTCAGCGTGTTAGCGTAAACTAAAAATAGATGCAAAAACCACTTGATTTGAACTTTAAAAAAGTTTTTAATTGAAGTTAGCACTCTCGCTTAAAGAGTGCTAAGATGGTTTCAAATGTTTATCACTGAGGTGAAAAATGAGTAAAGATTTATACGCAATGGCACTTACTGCAGGTCAACAGAGCGCAAGTATGGATGGCTACCTTCAAGCGGTTAGCACTATTCCTATGCTTGATGCAGAGAAAGAAAAGCAGTTGGCGACACGTCTTCAGGAAGAAGGTGATCTTGAAGCTGCGAAGCAACTCATTATGTCGCATCTACGCTTTGTTGCTCATATTGCGAAAAGCTATTCAGGTTATGGCTTACCGCAAGCTGATTTAATTCAGGAAGGTAACATCGGTCTGATGAAAGCGGTAAAACGTTTCGACCCAAGTGTAGGTGTTCGCTTAGTTTCATTCGCTGTTCACTGGATCAAAGCCGAAATTCATGAATACGTACTGAAAAACTGGCGTATCGTGAAAGTTGCAACAACAAAAGCGCAACGTAAATTATTCTTCAACCTACGTAAAAATAAAAAGCGTTTAGGTTGGTTCAACCAAGCTGAGGTTAGCACAGTTGCTAATGAGCTAGGTGTAAGTGAAAAAGAAGTACGTGAGATGGAATCACGTATGAGTGGCCAAGATATGGGCTTTGACTTAACGGGCGACGACAATGACGACGCACCGACAAGCACATACTCGCCAGTACAGTATTTAACAGATGGCAGTGCTGACCTTGCTGATGATATCGAAGAGCAGCAATGGCAAGAACAGTCTCATGCACGTTTATTCAGCGCGTTAAAAACGCTTGATGAACGTTCTCAAGACATCGTAAGTGCACGTTGGTTAGCTGACGATAAAGCAACATTACAAGAGCTTGCTGAGAAATATAACGTTTCAGCAGAGCGTGTTCGCCAGCTAGAAAAAACAGCAATGAAAAAACTGCAATCAGCGATGAGCTAATAGCAATCGCTATAGCAAACCATCTTTAGTAGACTACAAAGCCTCGCAAATGCGGGGCTTTTTGTTTTAAAGGACGCGGTATGTCACAGATTGATTATCAACATGTATTAGATGAAATCACAAAAGAAGTTCAACCATTACTGAGCCAAGGTAAGGTTGCTGATTATATTCCTGCGCTTGCAGAGGTTGAGCCAAACCAGTTTGCCATTGCTATTCATACAGTAGATGGGCAAACCTATTGCGCGGGTGATTGTGGTGCGCGTTTTACAATTCAATCTGTTTCGAAAGTAATGACCTTAACTTTAGCACTTCAGCGTTATGGTGATGAGCTGTGGCAACGAGTCGGTAAAGAGCCTTCAGGCACCGCTTTTAACTCACTTACACAGCTTGAGTTTGAACAGGGCATACCACGCAACCCATTTATTAATGCCGGCGCGATTGTCACCTGTGACGCGTTATATAGCCGTTTATCTGCGCCGATGCACTCTATGCTTGAGTCATTTCGTCAGTTATCAGGGAATGCTCAGGTTGTTATTGATAAGAAAGTGGCAAATTCTGAATATGAGTTTCGTCATCGCAACGCCGCGATGGGGCATCTAATGAAGTCATTCGGCAACTTTAATAATGAAGTTGATGATGTGTTATGGGCTTACTTTAACTTCTGTGCCATAGAGTTAAACTGCGTAGAATTAGCAAAAGCCTACAATTACTTAGCAAACCAAGGTAAAGATGCTAATGGCCAAGAAGTGCTCAGTGCAAGGCAAAATAAGCAGTTAAACTCGTTACTGTTTACCAGTGGTTTATACGATGCTGCTGGGGATTTTGGCTACCGTGTTGGTATGCCGGGTAAGTCAGGGGTGTCGGGTACTATTTTAGCTGTATTACCAAATCAATTTACTGTGGCTGTGTGGGCGCCAAGACTTAACTCGTATGGTAACTCAGTAGCTGGGATAGCGGCTCTTGAGCGTTTATCCCAGAAACTGGATATTTCGATTTTTTAGTCGCGGTTACTGATCCCAGTAAACTTGCTCTAAACAATCTTCACGTTCAGGTAAGCCACGAGATAAACGTGGCGAGTGCTGAACAAGTACTTCATAACTTGCACGGTTAGCGTATTTACTAATTTGTGCAAGCGATGAGTAGGTCATCGCAGGCTGCTGATGCTTCGCTGAGTTTGCCACATTAAGTTTGTGGTAAACGTTTGCTGATAGGTCATGCAGTACCGCGGCCAGAGCACAATCGCCTGCGCCATTGGTATTTTTAATGCTATCTGGGCCACCCATAAATGGTGCTGTGTGGCTGTACGCACGAATAGGGTTTTTGCAGTCCTCTTTGCGCATTGCGCGCGAAAATTCATAACGGTTAAAGTCAGCAATCGCACCTGGTAATAACGGATATTCTGTTTCACGCTTGAATGAGTCGTCTACGTAACCGGCCATAAACAAGCCTTTTTCGCCAGCTGTACAAATAACTAAATCAGTCCAATCTAGCGCTTTGTCGGCTGCCAGAAGCGGATCTTCAAAGCCAGTAATAGCAAGACCTTCTTCTTCGTTCATAGCAAGAATATCAACATGCTCTTTAACAAAGTCAGCCCACCAAGCAGGATCTTGTTCAATTAGAAACTTAGTACCAAGGGTTAAAACCACAGGTACACCTGCATCATTGGCATATTTTACTGCCTGCATGGTGGCTTCGGTCATGGTTTCATCACCTTGAGTACGCATTAGGTACGCGCTGATCACTAGTGCTGATGAATTCTCAATAAGTGCTTGATCGATTGATTCAGGACGAAGGTGGTTCATTAGCCCCGCGCTGATTGCGAAGGTACGCTCACCGGTCTCGTCAATTAAGGTAAAACAACGACCAATTGGGCCATCTACAGGCTGAAGGTAGTCAAGGTCAACGCGGCTTGAGGTGTTACATAAAAAACGATATGCATAGCTGCCGATTTTGATATTTTCACTCATTACCCCTAACAACACTGAACGGTCGTCAGCTAGGGTAGAGTAGTTGTGCATGGTGTTACCTACCGTACCACCGGCAAACTCATAATCGATCATATTGTCGAGTTTTAGTCTGTCGTATAGCGCGTTGGTAATATCGTTATCGATCACTTGCGACATGCCACGGCGCAATTGAAATTCATCTAGGAAAGCTTGATCAACTTTCGCTTCAATATCTACCACAATTTGGTCGATACCCGTAATATAACTACGTTGTAGTCGGTCGGTTGAGTTAAGTTGATTCGTCAGTGGATCTTTGGCTTCCACCGGAAAATAATGTTTATGCCTGCGGCGTCCAGGAAATTTCATTTGCTACCCGTGTTGTAAGCTAAATAAAAAAAGCGCGAGATTATAGCGCAATATGGGTCCATTGAGCCATGAAAAAGCCACTAAATTTTGCGTTAATTTTTAAGTGTAGCAGTATTTATTGCCGACATTTTTCACTAACTAGGTATAATTACTCACAGTTTTACAAGATTTGTGTGATATATGAGCGAACAATTTAGCGACCAATATTGGATGGAAAAAGCATTAAACTACGCCAATGAAGCGGCTGCGATTAATGAAATCCCTGTTGGTGCTGTGCTGGTAAAAGATAATCAACTGATTGCTTATGGTTATAATCGCTCAATTATTGATAATGACCCATCCGCTCATGCTGAAATGATGGCAATCCGCGAAGCAGGTAAAGTACTTAATAACTATCGATTAATCGATTGCACCTTGTATGTAACGTTAGAGCCTTGTTCTATGTGCGCAGGTCTGTTGGTACATAGCCGTATTAAGCGATTGGTATTTGGTGCTAAAGACGCCAAAACTGGATCGGCAGGATCAATTATGAATCTGCTGCAAGAACCTAGGCTTAATCATCAAGTTGAAGTAACCGGTGATGTTATGAGTGAGCAGTGTGGAGCGGTAATTTCAGCGTTTTTTAAGCGTCGTAGAGAAGAGAAAAAGGCGGCAAAGCAGGCTGCTCGCAACGCCTAGTTATACAACCGGCGTTGCAGGAACTTGTGCTTCCATTAACTGCATCGCAAATAAGCGGCGACGCCAAATAACTTTTTTGTGTGTATTACGTAGCATGATACGACGGCGGGTCGCCGTTGAGTAAATAACATTACGCTTGAACTTATGTGTCGTGCGTCTTCTTTTTAACATGAGTGCTCCTTAAGTGAGAGTAAAGCATTATATTGATCTCTACAGGAAGATAATGATCATTTGATGACAAGTAAACAGA
Above is a window of Pseudoalteromonas shioyasakiensis DNA encoding:
- the tadA gene encoding tRNA adenosine(34) deaminase TadA, whose translation is MSEQFSDQYWMEKALNYANEAAAINEIPVGAVLVKDNQLIAYGYNRSIIDNDPSAHAEMMAIREAGKVLNNYRLIDCTLYVTLEPCSMCAGLLVHSRIKRLVFGAKDAKTGSAGSIMNLLQEPRLNHQVEVTGDVMSEQCGAVISAFFKRRREEKKAAKQAARNA
- a CDS encoding inosine/guanosine kinase, with the protein product MKFPGRRRHKHYFPVEAKDPLTNQLNSTDRLQRSYITGIDQIVVDIEAKVDQAFLDEFQLRRGMSQVIDNDITNALYDRLKLDNMIDYEFAGGTVGNTMHNYSTLADDRSVLLGVMSENIKIGSYAYRFLCNTSSRVDLDYLQPVDGPIGRCFTLIDETGERTFAISAGLMNHLRPESIDQALIENSSALVISAYLMRTQGDETMTEATMQAVKYANDAGVPVVLTLGTKFLIEQDPAWWADFVKEHVDILAMNEEEGLAITGFEDPLLAADKALDWTDLVICTAGEKGLFMAGYVDDSFKRETEYPLLPGAIADFNRYEFSRAMRKEDCKNPIRAYSHTAPFMGGPDSIKNTNGAGDCALAAVLHDLSANVYHKLNVANSAKHQQPAMTYSSLAQISKYANRASYEVLVQHSPRLSRGLPEREDCLEQVYWDQ